In Treponema primitia ZAS-2, a genomic segment contains:
- a CDS encoding nucleoside recognition domain-containing protein: MEKQLFIRRIGTAGKKALKPAFITARFLLCIMIPVSFAVLILDFTGILYYIGQFLGPLMRFLGLPGEAALVFISSVFVNIYSALAVIGTLNLSIRELTVLAAMCFLAHNFFVECVVMKKTGSSLTKMVFLRLFSAVLAGWVLNRILPAEMGRPVHDNPVSGTGVGVVHSIGIDLAGLPVILRAWLIETLLNVLRIFLIILSIMFVQKVLDEFGIMKLLGRAMAPLMVVFGLPEHTGYLWIVVNLVGLAYGSAVLIEEVRSGAVSKPDADLFNHYAGLSHSHLEDTLLFVSIGIPLFWAVIPRLVLGILAVWIERLRRFLVMRSYRVRVG, encoded by the coding sequence ATGGAAAAGCAATTGTTTATCCGCCGTATCGGTACGGCTGGCAAAAAGGCCTTAAAACCTGCCTTTATCACCGCCCGGTTCCTGTTGTGCATCATGATCCCCGTTTCCTTTGCGGTGTTGATCCTGGATTTTACGGGAATACTGTATTATATCGGGCAATTTCTGGGGCCCCTGATGCGCTTTTTAGGTCTTCCCGGTGAAGCGGCCCTGGTGTTCATCAGTTCGGTGTTTGTCAACATCTACTCTGCCCTGGCGGTAATCGGGACCCTGAACCTAAGCATCCGGGAGCTGACGGTTCTGGCGGCCATGTGTTTTCTGGCCCATAACTTTTTCGTGGAATGCGTGGTGATGAAAAAAACCGGCTCATCCCTGACCAAGATGGTCTTCCTGCGTCTGTTCAGTGCCGTCCTGGCCGGCTGGGTTCTAAACCGCATACTCCCGGCGGAAATGGGAAGGCCGGTTCACGACAATCCGGTCTCCGGCACTGGTGTTGGGGTGGTGCATAGCATCGGCATTGATCTCGCCGGGCTGCCGGTGATACTCCGCGCCTGGCTTATCGAAACCCTTTTGAATGTTTTACGGATATTTTTGATTATCCTGAGCATCATGTTTGTCCAGAAGGTTCTGGACGAGTTCGGGATCATGAAACTTTTGGGCCGGGCTATGGCCCCCCTGATGGTAGTATTCGGCCTTCCTGAGCATACGGGCTATCTGTGGATAGTGGTCAATCTGGTGGGCCTGGCCTACGGGTCCGCTGTACTAATAGAAGAAGTACGCTCAGGCGCCGTTTCCAAACCCGATGCAGACCTCTTTAACCATTATGCGGGGTTGAGCCATTCCCATCTGGAGGATACCCTGCTCTTTGTCTCCATCGGGATCCCCCTGTTTTGGGCCGTCATCCCCCGGCTCGTCCTGGGCATCCTGGCGGTTTGGATCGAGCGGCTTCGCCGTTTCCTGGTGATGCGCTCCTACCGGGTAAGGGTAGGGTAG